The Desulfoscipio gibsoniae DSM 7213 genome contains a region encoding:
- a CDS encoding Wadjet anti-phage system protein JetA family protein yields the protein MQMYGKEFFTQVPDNFFSIFSRNLKEIYVDLIFLIYQEYNKRIYTLSRDHVVDLFSEYLEGLGEQAWQVEEGEAAGETAKSAREQALQYLRRLVDTGWLNLEPEPDYTFRISIPDYTIVMLEAMNKIRTGYRVEFKGRILSIYQNLSGSEGFSYVALQQAYESTQELIDGLKSLNHSIKNYTEKLLEAKDVRAILSQIFDVYQTKILGEQYYRLKTSEHISKYRVGILKRTREWRSNRNELVRQAGIMVREKRVPDAATAENLIYEWIEYIDASLGQEMDRLLSEIDRRNARYARSAADRLRFKLHQGRGAGRHIYTVLAYLGQLAKESGEKTLAPGEITRSIALFPQVAVDNQSLRKPPVARQTHKPQPLQAASVSDEVRQKQLLQFGSRVAEEITVGQLNNYVDSILGERDICPIEQVPLNSRSQWVKLIYIILFSQSPVASYRLEGERSETIAIRDGAIEVPNLVIKRKGSKR from the coding sequence ATGCAAATGTATGGTAAAGAATTTTTTACACAGGTTCCGGACAATTTTTTTTCAATATTTAGCCGTAACCTTAAAGAAATTTATGTGGATTTAATCTTTTTGATCTACCAGGAGTATAACAAAAGAATTTATACCCTGTCACGGGATCATGTCGTCGATTTGTTTTCTGAATATTTGGAGGGCCTGGGAGAACAGGCCTGGCAGGTTGAAGAAGGGGAAGCAGCGGGGGAAACGGCCAAAAGCGCCCGCGAGCAGGCCCTGCAATATTTGCGCAGGCTGGTGGATACGGGCTGGCTGAACCTGGAGCCCGAGCCCGATTATACTTTCAGAATATCCATTCCTGATTACACCATTGTGATGCTGGAGGCGATGAATAAAATCCGTACGGGTTACCGGGTGGAGTTTAAGGGCAGGATACTCAGCATCTACCAGAACCTCAGCGGCAGTGAAGGATTTTCTTATGTGGCCCTGCAGCAGGCCTACGAATCCACGCAGGAACTGATTGACGGCCTTAAAAGTTTAAACCACAGCATTAAAAACTATACCGAGAAGCTGCTGGAAGCGAAGGACGTGCGGGCTATCCTGAGCCAAATTTTTGATGTGTACCAAACCAAGATCCTTGGCGAGCAGTACTACAGGCTTAAAACTTCGGAACATATTTCCAAATACCGCGTCGGTATTTTAAAGCGTACCAGGGAATGGCGGTCCAACCGGAACGAGCTGGTCAGGCAGGCCGGTATTATGGTGCGGGAAAAACGGGTGCCGGATGCGGCAACTGCCGAAAACCTGATATATGAATGGATTGAATACATAGATGCTTCTTTGGGCCAGGAAATGGACAGGCTGTTAAGTGAAATTGACCGGCGCAATGCCAGGTATGCCAGGTCGGCGGCCGACCGGCTGAGGTTTAAGCTGCACCAGGGGCGCGGAGCCGGCCGGCATATTTACACGGTGCTGGCTTACCTGGGACAGTTGGCCAAAGAATCGGGTGAAAAAACACTGGCTCCCGGGGAAATAACCCGTTCCATTGCTCTTTTTCCCCAGGTGGCGGTGGACAACCAGAGCTTGCGCAAGCCCCCCGTGGCGCGGCAGACCCATAAACCCCAGCCGCTCCAGGCTGCCTCCGTATCCGATGAGGTGCGCCAAAAGCAGCTGCTGCAATTTGGTTCAAGGGTGGCGGAGGAGATCACGGTGGGACAGTTAAATAATTACGTGGATAGTATTCTGGGCGAAAGAGATATCTGCCCCATTGAGCAGGTACCTCTCAACAGCCGCAGCCAGTGGGTGAAGCTAATCTATATTATTCTGTTCAGCCAGTCACCCGTGGCAAGCTACCGCCTGGAAGGGGAAAGGAGCGAAACCATCGCCATCAGGGATGGGGCAATTGAGGTGCCCAACCTGGTGATAAAAAGGAAGGGGAGCAAACGTTGA
- a CDS encoding M24 family metallopeptidase translates to MLETQNQLAIAVGAVHPDFERAADVARKSYEAGVKVLKAGTTFGDVVEAMKAPMREVKNCWHVHPLIHSISPFGLIGVGDKMLDLPEAKNYGSKILMIPSMGLETVLKAGMVFAFEPNCAIGKKVVNLGGTVIVGEDGGIELNSLSTRLTRAKW, encoded by the coding sequence ATGTTAGAAACGCAAAACCAGCTAGCCATCGCAGTTGGTGCAGTTCATCCGGATTTTGAAAGAGCTGCTGATGTAGCACGAAAATCATATGAAGCGGGCGTAAAAGTTCTTAAGGCGGGTACGACTTTTGGGGATGTAGTTGAAGCCATGAAGGCTCCGATGCGTGAGGTTAAGAATTGTTGGCATGTTCATCCACTAATACATTCGATTAGCCCGTTTGGTTTAATAGGTGTAGGCGACAAGATGCTTGATTTGCCTGAAGCTAAAAACTATGGTAGCAAAATATTGATGATCCCATCAATGGGGTTAGAAACAGTTCTAAAAGCCGGTATGGTATTTGCTTTTGAACCTAACTGTGCCATTGGTAAAAAAGTAGTTAACTTAGGCGGTACGGTAATTGTGGGTGAAGATGGTGGTATTGAGTTAAATAGTCTCTCGACTCGTTTAACGCGCGCTAAATGGTAA
- a CDS encoding nitroreductase family protein: MNNIIENILTRRSIRAFKEDQIPEEDLNTILMAGSYAPNGMGMQNWKFTAIQNAAAIKKVNKAIRQTLLSIPVVPETHPYVVSLIEKAKDENADFLYHAPTFIIVSNLKDDGNSMPDSALAIGNMMLAAHSLGIGSCWLNQLPGLTHMPLIRELLTDLDISENHIVYGSVVIGYAAEESKPAAPRKNVIHIIR; this comes from the coding sequence ATGAACAATATAATAGAAAACATATTAACAAGAAGAAGCATACGTGCTTTCAAAGAGGATCAGATACCGGAGGAGGATTTAAATACTATTCTCATGGCAGGAAGCTACGCCCCGAACGGGATGGGAATGCAGAACTGGAAATTTACCGCTATACAAAATGCGGCTGCAATCAAAAAGGTCAATAAGGCTATCCGCCAAACCCTTTTATCTATTCCGGTTGTGCCGGAAACCCACCCTTATGTTGTGAGCCTGATTGAAAAAGCGAAAGACGAGAACGCGGACTTCCTGTATCATGCACCTACCTTTATTATTGTCTCTAATTTAAAAGACGACGGGAATTCCATGCCGGATTCAGCTTTAGCCATCGGCAATATGATGCTGGCGGCACACTCCCTTGGCATCGGTTCCTGCTGGTTAAATCAATTGCCGGGACTTACTCATATGCCTTTAATCCGTGAGCTTTTGACAGACTTGGATATTTCGGAAAACCATATTGTATATGGATCGGTTGTTATAGGCTATGCAGCAGAAGAATCTAAACCAGCTGCGCCACGCAAAAATGTCATACACATTATTCGCTAG
- a CDS encoding transferase hexapeptide repeat containing protein: MVGFGNGESQTQNLPSINLGCTVGHDTILGNFASIMPGVMIAGSVKIGIGVYIGIGSSIINGVNIGDWSLIGSGATVANSIPDHVLAIGVPAKPIKNYNPL, encoded by the coding sequence GTGGTAGGTTTTGGGAATGGCGAAAGCCAGACCCAGAACCTACCGAGCATTAATCTTGGCTGCACCGTTGGGCATGATACTATATTAGGCAATTTTGCTAGCATCATGCCAGGTGTAATGATAGCAGGTAGTGTAAAAATAGGTATTGGTGTTTACATAGGCATCGGGTCAAGTATTATAAATGGAGTAAACATAGGAGATTGGTCGTTAATTGGCAGTGGGGCTACTGTTGCTAATAGCATACCAGACCATGTCTTAGCTATAGGCGTTCCAGCCAAACCAATTAAAAATTACAACCCATTATAA
- a CDS encoding ATP-binding protein: protein MLLTGIKLINWHYFTNEHIPIAGSALITGNNKAGKSTLIDALQVVLVSNMRKIMFNAAAFDEKTARDLKGYLRGRTGTEGRYTYLRGNDEDFSSYIVLEFTRSSSNEACLIGAVFDYYCDTGEEDHVFFKIENCRLREHLFLQDGYPRNREQFVRYMKSRGLNFRQYRNDLEGYRNDLRQLFGGIKESFFSLFVKGISFKPITNLRTFIYSYILDERPVDVDTMRDYAERYRQMETQLLNTGAEIMALEEECQAYEKAEHLRRREAAGRYMLHRGDYEQKVQELDEAQQQCQKSEERLQWLLTELGTLEAGYKKLTAEKEQLIEKINGIAIVRQENKLKQQIAALMEQIARLEQKQLNLLQQVKADLRDREKLVDILSLLQAPGQLTEALKEDERAWKMFLEAGFFPSDPDKHTRSWNESMKWLIVQAAELKKQWETVQKQAQELAEVIRNLGKNRVLNNASATMKLKKMLEEQLTPREGQSRVPVDILCEAIDIRDRRWHNAIEGYLSTQKFDLLVPPGYFDRALSIYERYKFTHGMENVGLVNTDKLVKEVKPPLAGSLAEEISADKEHIRAYANWLLGGLIKCSSETELKRHKRAITATCMVYQNYTARQIPRKRYEVPYIGAQAVKLQLAVKQEELRKCRQELTLLNEKIKKSDSVLSLNSDKHYLYQQWLTNFEQCKNLDQLEWELVQTKQELLHLDRSELELLEKAKEGKELELQQCEKEIAGLNTEKGQVQAKLELLEQQLRQLAGEKDAAYRKYLAYLDTLADELKETCEAKWERESQQRSPAELAHNYYISIQGLETKIKNNMDQVVNTRHDFNKRFDFLADVTAADNEKYAERLHFLKDIHLPEYSKKAGEARQKAEQALKEHFLSRLHEAIKLAYEEIDELNFALQDLKFGSYSYRFSLSPKPELREFYEMIEGYQLSSTELLFSTVFQELYGDSFNRLFEEITSDSRQDKLQELTDYRSYLDFDIIITDDRGNKTYFSKVSRTESGGGAQIPFYVAILASFYQVYHLYRNKEDTLRLVVFDEAFNRMDADNVEECMRFIRKLGFQVLIVEPTGKIQLVVPFVNTNIIVMREGFNSFVECVTCREIEQWVEHEQQQSMAASS, encoded by the coding sequence ATGCTACTGACCGGGATCAAGCTGATTAACTGGCATTACTTTACTAACGAACACATTCCAATTGCGGGCAGCGCCTTGATCACCGGCAACAACAAAGCGGGCAAGTCCACGCTGATTGACGCCCTGCAGGTTGTTCTTGTCTCCAATATGCGCAAGATTATGTTCAATGCCGCTGCCTTTGACGAAAAAACCGCCAGGGACCTGAAGGGTTATTTGCGTGGCAGGACCGGCACAGAAGGCAGGTACACCTACTTAAGAGGAAACGATGAGGATTTCTCCAGCTATATAGTGCTTGAATTTACCCGTTCTTCCAGCAATGAAGCTTGCTTAATCGGCGCGGTGTTTGACTACTACTGCGACACCGGAGAAGAAGATCACGTATTTTTCAAAATTGAAAATTGCAGGCTGCGGGAGCATCTGTTTTTACAGGACGGTTACCCCCGGAACCGGGAGCAGTTTGTCCGCTACATGAAGTCCAGGGGGCTTAATTTTCGCCAGTACCGCAATGACCTGGAAGGCTACAGAAACGATTTGCGCCAGCTGTTTGGCGGGATCAAGGAGTCTTTTTTTTCGCTTTTTGTTAAAGGTATTTCCTTTAAACCCATTACTAACCTGAGGACGTTTATTTACAGCTACATTTTGGATGAGCGGCCCGTGGATGTGGATACCATGCGGGATTACGCCGAAAGATACCGCCAGATGGAAACCCAGCTGTTAAACACCGGCGCTGAAATTATGGCTCTGGAGGAAGAATGCCAGGCGTATGAGAAAGCTGAGCATTTGAGGCGGCGGGAAGCAGCGGGCCGCTATATGCTGCACAGGGGAGACTATGAGCAAAAAGTGCAGGAGCTGGACGAGGCACAGCAGCAGTGCCAAAAATCGGAGGAACGGCTGCAATGGCTGCTGACTGAACTAGGCACACTGGAGGCCGGTTATAAAAAGTTAACCGCTGAAAAAGAACAGTTAATCGAAAAAATAAACGGCATAGCGATTGTGCGGCAGGAAAACAAATTAAAGCAGCAAATCGCGGCTTTAATGGAACAAATCGCCAGGTTGGAACAAAAACAGCTCAACCTGCTGCAGCAGGTCAAGGCAGACCTGCGGGACAGGGAAAAGCTGGTTGATATTTTAAGCCTGCTGCAGGCCCCCGGCCAATTAACGGAAGCGCTTAAAGAAGACGAACGTGCCTGGAAGATGTTCCTGGAGGCGGGGTTCTTCCCGTCCGACCCGGATAAACATACCCGTTCCTGGAATGAAAGCATGAAATGGCTGATCGTACAGGCAGCGGAACTCAAAAAACAGTGGGAAACCGTGCAAAAGCAGGCTCAGGAACTGGCTGAGGTTATTAGAAACCTGGGAAAAAACCGGGTACTAAACAATGCTTCGGCCACCATGAAATTAAAAAAAATGCTGGAGGAACAGCTTACCCCCCGGGAAGGCCAGAGCCGGGTGCCGGTGGATATTCTTTGTGAAGCCATCGACATACGTGACCGCCGCTGGCATAATGCCATCGAGGGCTATCTTTCCACCCAGAAATTTGATCTTTTGGTGCCGCCCGGCTATTTTGACCGGGCACTGAGCATTTACGAACGCTATAAATTTACCCACGGCATGGAAAACGTGGGTTTGGTCAATACCGACAAGCTGGTCAAGGAGGTTAAACCACCGCTCGCGGGAAGCCTGGCCGAGGAAATATCAGCCGATAAAGAGCACATCCGCGCTTACGCCAACTGGCTTTTAGGCGGTTTGATAAAATGTTCGTCAGAGACGGAGTTAAAACGACACAAGCGGGCTATTACCGCTACCTGCATGGTGTATCAGAATTACACCGCCCGCCAAATTCCCCGCAAACGGTATGAGGTGCCCTATATAGGAGCGCAGGCGGTAAAACTGCAGCTGGCCGTAAAACAGGAGGAATTAAGGAAATGCCGGCAAGAGTTAACCCTGCTGAACGAAAAAATCAAAAAAAGTGACAGCGTTTTAAGCTTGAACAGCGATAAGCATTATCTTTACCAGCAGTGGTTAACGAATTTCGAGCAGTGCAAAAATTTAGACCAGCTGGAATGGGAACTGGTACAAACAAAACAAGAATTGCTGCACCTGGACCGTTCGGAACTGGAACTACTGGAAAAGGCCAAAGAAGGTAAAGAGCTGGAATTACAGCAGTGTGAAAAAGAAATAGCCGGTTTAAACACAGAAAAAGGCCAGGTACAGGCCAAACTGGAATTGCTTGAACAGCAGCTGCGGCAGCTTGCCGGTGAAAAAGATGCCGCCTACCGAAAATATCTTGCTTACCTGGATACACTTGCAGATGAATTAAAGGAAACCTGCGAGGCCAAATGGGAGCGGGAAAGCCAGCAGCGCTCGCCTGCGGAACTGGCGCACAATTATTATATCAGTATTCAGGGGCTGGAAACCAAAATTAAAAATAATATGGACCAGGTAGTCAACACCAGGCATGATTTTAATAAGAGATTTGATTTTTTAGCTGATGTTACCGCCGCCGATAACGAAAAATATGCCGAAAGGCTGCATTTTTTAAAGGATATTCACCTGCCTGAATACAGCAAAAAAGCCGGTGAGGCCCGGCAAAAGGCGGAGCAGGCTTTAAAAGAGCACTTCCTGTCCCGCTTGCATGAGGCCATCAAGCTGGCCTATGAAGAAATAGACGAACTGAATTTTGCGCTGCAGGATTTAAAATTCGGCAGTTATTCCTACCGGTTCAGCCTGTCCCCCAAGCCCGAACTGCGGGAGTTTTACGAAATGATCGAGGGATACCAGCTGAGCTCAACCGAGCTACTTTTTAGCACGGTGTTCCAGGAGCTGTATGGTGATAGTTTTAACCGGCTGTTTGAAGAGATCACCTCCGACAGCCGGCAGGATAAATTGCAGGAGCTTACCGATTACCGTTCTTATCTTGATTTTGACATCATCATTACCGATGACCGGGGCAACAAAACCTATTTCTCCAAGGTGTCCCGGACCGAATCGGGAGGCGGGGCCCAGATTCCCTTTTATGTGGCCATTTTGGCTTCCTTCTACCAGGTTTACCACCTTTACCGCAATAAAGAAGATACCCTGCGCCTGGTGGTTTTTGACGAAGCCTTCAACCGGATGGATGCCGACAATGTTGAGGAATGCATGCGCTTTATCCGTAAATTGGGTTTTCAAGTCCTTATCGTCGAGCCAACCGGTAAAATCCAGCTGGTGGTGCCCTTTGTCAATACCAATATAATTGTGATGCGGGAAGGCTTCAACAGTTTCGTGGAGTGCGTAACCTGCAGGGAGATCGAGCAGTGGGTTGAACATGAACAGCAGCAGTCAATGGCAGCCAGCAGCTAG
- a CDS encoding tyrosine-type recombinase/integrase has product MTKEEVLAKLKFDVELRGLSKHTQAEYYTKVKLFQDHFDKPATELGVEDVRQFLHYLTTKKKLAPESVNTYNSGLRFLYGATLNVNINPRQIPRHRKPRKLPDILTQEEIQALFNVCDNLRDKCILMTLYGTGLRLSEVASLKVSDIHSDKMQLFIRNAKGGKDRYALLSEANLEILRVYWKAYRPKEWLFYSRNHTGTHITPRAVQNIFHKYVKKAKIIKNVTVHTMRHSFATHLFESGTSIYHIKQLIHILPSGFMKIRHYGLLGNRNKTAKLKICKQLTHTPLLTREKYSTLQLILKLTGIDLSKCPNCGSEKPRRYMSLGKSPPYQ; this is encoded by the coding sequence ATGACAAAAGAAGAGGTTTTAGCCAAGCTAAAATTCGATGTAGAGCTTAGAGGGTTAAGCAAGCATACCCAGGCCGAATACTATACCAAAGTTAAACTTTTTCAGGACCACTTCGATAAACCTGCAACTGAGCTAGGTGTAGAGGATGTTAGGCAGTTCCTTCATTATCTCACTACAAAAAAGAAGCTTGCTCCCGAATCGGTAAACACCTACAATAGTGGCCTCCGCTTTTTGTATGGCGCAACTTTGAACGTTAATATTAACCCTAGGCAAATCCCTCGCCACCGTAAACCACGCAAACTCCCTGACATACTTACCCAAGAGGAAATCCAAGCCCTTTTTAACGTCTGTGACAATTTGCGAGATAAATGCATTCTTATGACCCTCTATGGGACTGGACTTCGCCTAAGTGAAGTGGCCTCCCTTAAAGTTTCAGATATTCATAGCGATAAAATGCAACTGTTCATTCGCAATGCCAAAGGCGGTAAAGATCGTTATGCCCTGCTTTCTGAAGCTAATCTTGAGATTCTTAGAGTCTACTGGAAAGCTTACCGCCCCAAAGAGTGGCTTTTTTACAGCCGAAATCATACCGGCACCCATATAACTCCCAGAGCTGTACAAAATATCTTCCATAAATATGTAAAGAAAGCTAAAATCATTAAAAACGTGACAGTCCATACGATGAGACATAGTTTTGCAACTCATCTGTTTGAATCCGGCACAAGTATTTACCACATCAAGCAACTCATTCATATCCTACCGAGTGGCTTTATGAAAATCAGACACTACGGTTTGCTAGGCAATCGTAACAAGACAGCCAAACTGAAAATTTGCAAACAGTTAACCCATACACCTCTTTTAACCAGAGAAAAATACTCTACGCTTCAACTCATCCTAAAACTAACTGGAATAGATTTATCTAAATGCCCTAACTGCGGATCGGAAAAACCCAGACGGTATATGAGCTTGGGTAAATCCCCCCCCTATCAATAA
- a CDS encoding DUF4194 domain-containing protein yields the protein MSWYQEFEDFSNKDKETFSKAANLLLSQNFLVYDREEDRLCYRFVERYLDIFSEYFAYSGWDLHHSKRFSVLQLHNRYGRNRYRFTLQETIVLFILRLLYDEKQQALRLTQEILISGEDIQGKYMALEIKNRLPSRDDLEKALRLFSSFSILDLKRGQWKDPDAVYLLYPTILLVVDVPSLERLADWINAGEAKGDKEDATDRDQAD from the coding sequence TTGAGCTGGTACCAGGAGTTCGAGGATTTTTCCAATAAGGATAAAGAGACTTTCAGTAAAGCAGCTAATTTGCTGCTCAGCCAGAACTTTCTGGTATATGACCGGGAAGAGGACAGGCTTTGTTACCGGTTTGTAGAGCGTTATCTGGATATCTTCAGCGAATATTTTGCTTACTCCGGCTGGGACCTGCATCATAGCAAACGGTTCTCCGTACTGCAGCTGCACAATCGCTATGGCAGGAACAGGTACCGTTTTACCCTGCAGGAAACAATAGTTTTATTTATACTCAGGCTGCTTTATGATGAAAAGCAGCAAGCTTTGCGGCTGACCCAGGAGATATTGATATCGGGTGAAGATATCCAGGGTAAATACATGGCTCTGGAGATCAAAAACCGTTTGCCGTCCAGGGACGACCTGGAAAAGGCCTTGAGGCTTTTCAGCAGTTTTTCCATTTTGGACTTAAAGCGCGGGCAGTGGAAGGACCCTGACGCTGTCTATTTATTATATCCGACCATTCTATTAGTTGTTGACGTGCCCAGCCTGGAAAGGCTGGCGGACTGGATAAATGCAGGCGAAGCAAAGGGGGACAAAGAGGATGCTACTGACCGGGATCAAGCTGATTAA
- a CDS encoding VOC family protein encodes MNKITCICLGVRDMKRSIRFYRDGLGFQTDETEDNPPVIFFNTPGTKFELYPLPLLAEDISSDNPPPLGTGFAGITLAYNVETKDEVNEIIEIARKAGATIAKEPQDVFWGGYHAYFSDPDGYYWEVAWGPRFNYDEHGMLVF; translated from the coding sequence ATGAATAAAATAACTTGTATCTGCCTGGGCGTTCGCGATATGAAACGCTCGATCCGATTTTACAGAGACGGACTGGGATTTCAGACGGACGAAACTGAGGATAACCCCCCTGTAATCTTTTTTAATACACCGGGAACAAAATTTGAGCTGTATCCTTTGCCGCTTTTGGCGGAAGATATTTCATCCGATAATCCGCCGCCGTTGGGCACGGGCTTTGCCGGAATTACTTTGGCCTATAATGTAGAGACGAAGGACGAAGTGAATGAAATAATTGAAATTGCAAGAAAGGCCGGCGCAACCATCGCAAAAGAACCCCAAGATGTGTTTTGGGGAGGGTATCATGCTTATTTTTCCGATCCCGACGGATACTATTGGGAGGTAGCCTGGGGCCCCCGTTTTAACTATGATGAACATGGGATGCTTGTTTTTTAG
- a CDS encoding DUF1697 domain-containing protein, which translates to MKKYIALLRGINVGGNNKISMQQLKEAFRQAGFTDARTYINSGNVIFSGNDSEDALQAVCEALISEQFGLGISVTIISAEELSNALDHAPEWWNIPNGAKHNAIFVIPPATAEDVCTEVGEIKP; encoded by the coding sequence ATGAAAAAATATATTGCCCTCCTTCGGGGAATCAACGTAGGCGGCAATAACAAAATATCCATGCAACAGTTGAAGGAGGCGTTCCGGCAAGCTGGTTTCACTGATGCGCGGACATATATTAACAGCGGGAATGTAATCTTTTCGGGCAACGACAGCGAAGATGCGCTTCAAGCGGTATGCGAGGCGCTGATCTCGGAACAATTCGGATTAGGCATATCCGTTACGATTATCTCCGCTGAAGAACTCTCGAATGCGCTTGATCATGCGCCGGAATGGTGGAATATCCCGAACGGCGCGAAGCATAACGCCATCTTTGTGATACCGCCCGCCACTGCGGAGGATGTTTGCACCGAGGTTGGCGAAATCAAACCTTAA